A DNA window from Thermovirga sp. contains the following coding sequences:
- a CDS encoding peroxiredoxin has protein sequence MVEEGTKAPAFCLKDSTSRERCLDEFSGKWVVLYFYPKDNTSGCTLEALEFSALEENFKNLGAVVIGISPDTCESHARFIGKHNLTVLLLSDPEKKVLEPYGAWRIKKMYGKESLGVARSTVLVSPRGEVAKTWKSVRAAGHAAKVLEVLREVASA, from the coding sequence ATGGTCGAGGAAGGAACAAAGGCTCCGGCCTTCTGCCTGAAGGACAGCACGAGCAGGGAACGGTGCCTAGATGAATTCTCCGGCAAATGGGTGGTTCTCTACTTTTATCCCAAGGACAACACGAGTGGCTGTACCCTGGAGGCCCTCGAATTCTCCGCCCTGGAGGAAAATTTCAAAAACCTCGGGGCCGTTGTCATCGGCATAAGTCCCGACACCTGTGAAAGCCACGCCCGATTCATCGGCAAGCACAACTTGACGGTCCTACTCCTCAGTGACCCCGAAAAGAAGGTCCTTGAACCCTATGGGGCCTGGCGGATTAAAAAAATGTACGGCAAGGAATCCCTGGGAGTGGCAAGGAGCACCGTCCTGGTGTCGCCCCGGGGCGAGGTGGCCAAAACCTGGAAAAGCGTAAGGGCCGCCGGTCACGCCGCGAAGGTACTTGAAGTTCTCAGGGAGGTCGCCAGCGCCTGA
- a CDS encoding LysM peptidoglycan-binding domain-containing M23 family metallopeptidase: MGLGRATLVLAIMLLPAACSPLAAKELPWTEHQVRQGETLDSIAGQYCVDSSCISWANELGGDVVPPGEQTLLVPRSDGFMLETLAEVRARRKGKTTVDLYLAEEDRSAPIASSPGPPRKEKFVSEYPGFEGLLALARGSAAEAAASTLPQLSWPVDGVVFSPFGPRRGKFHCGIDISAPRGTPIRAAASGTVARAATRRGFGKSILIEHGNGVMTRYSHCEAMLCKAGDKISAGQVIGKVGRTGRTTGPHLHFEVVIDGKHQDPQKHLPPRGD; encoded by the coding sequence ATGGGGCTTGGCCGAGCCACCTTGGTGTTAGCCATCATGCTGCTGCCGGCGGCCTGCTCTCCACTGGCGGCGAAGGAACTCCCCTGGACGGAGCACCAGGTCCGGCAGGGCGAAACCCTGGACTCCATAGCGGGGCAGTACTGCGTCGATAGTTCCTGCATCAGCTGGGCCAACGAGCTCGGGGGCGACGTCGTCCCCCCCGGGGAACAGACCCTGCTGGTACCCCGAAGCGACGGGTTTATGCTCGAGACCCTGGCCGAGGTGCGGGCCAGGCGCAAAGGAAAGACCACCGTCGATCTTTATCTCGCCGAGGAGGACCGGTCGGCACCGATCGCTTCATCACCCGGCCCGCCACGGAAAGAAAAATTCGTCTCGGAATATCCCGGTTTCGAAGGCCTCCTTGCGCTGGCGAGGGGATCGGCAGCCGAGGCGGCTGCAAGCACCCTCCCCCAACTCTCCTGGCCCGTCGATGGCGTGGTTTTTTCGCCCTTCGGCCCAAGGCGTGGCAAATTCCATTGCGGCATTGATATATCGGCCCCGAGGGGCACGCCCATCCGCGCGGCGGCTTCCGGGACCGTCGCGAGAGCCGCCACGCGAAGAGGCTTCGGGAAGTCCATCCTCATCGAACACGGCAATGGGGTGATGACCCGTTACTCCCACTGCGAGGCCATGCTCTGCAAGGCCGGCGACAAGATATCGGCGGGGCAGGTCATCGGAAAGGTGGGCAGGACGGGGAGGACCACGGGACCCCATCTCCACTTCGAGGTGGTCATAGACGGTAAGCACCAGGATCCTCAAAAGCACCTGCCCCCGAGGGGCGATTAA